In Paenibacillus sp. BIC5C1, a genomic segment contains:
- a CDS encoding sensor histidine kinase, whose protein sequence is MANLNTIKPYPIRHYIRMMFVISFVVLILDLVISIASISMVKQQSTQYLQDAADLYINRINHDFAYINHFMGWTLANDENLDNMNTYGVNSIPFLKANEKLHLLFAELQRNYGQSYNFFYYLENSEYFLNCAPISISYSDYSEVKKQIITLTRDKGVYEKFYSHWTPIHVNGTSYLINIVPYYNRYLVALISADELIAPLQQINLGANGYASLVDENGVQLSGPAGGDHIPEERHSFLDLFQSHNIVSSDFSNAAFSVHMAIKFGAFEKIMVAQLLIMLLFLIVTSTLSAIIMFFRRNLLVPIQRFSKNLARINEGDEATDFKSSRIMELEQVNAQFKELVGQIKRFKIDRYEQELEKQKIRLDYMKLQIKPHFFLNCLTSMYSMAQMQMYEEIESMAMATSRYFRYIFQSGENFVLLENEIEHVRTFLDIQKSRYRDAFSYRIEQPEVITGIAVPPLVIQTFIENAVKYGVSRDRELCITLSVTEQRQENGDHVLIQISDTGPGFSPDVLDALMRGEALEQTGGNRIGIMNTIQRLELLYRDEANITFANDESGARITLSLPKMILNSDTPGEVTNHECIAG, encoded by the coding sequence ATGGCAAACCTGAACACCATCAAACCCTACCCCATCCGGCATTATATCCGCATGATGTTCGTCATTTCTTTTGTCGTGCTCATCTTGGATCTCGTGATCAGCATTGCTTCCATCTCCATGGTCAAACAGCAATCCACCCAATACTTGCAGGATGCAGCCGATCTGTACATCAATCGCATTAATCACGATTTTGCGTACATTAACCATTTCATGGGGTGGACACTGGCCAATGACGAGAATCTCGACAACATGAATACATATGGCGTGAACAGTATTCCGTTCCTGAAGGCCAACGAGAAACTACATTTGCTCTTCGCCGAACTACAGCGAAACTACGGGCAGTCATACAATTTCTTTTATTATTTGGAGAATAGTGAATATTTCCTCAACTGCGCACCAATAAGTATCTCCTATTCGGATTATTCAGAAGTTAAAAAGCAGATCATTACGCTTACCCGTGATAAAGGTGTATATGAGAAGTTCTATTCCCATTGGACACCAATTCACGTGAATGGCACTTCTTATCTTATCAATATTGTGCCGTACTACAACCGTTATCTTGTTGCCTTGATATCCGCAGATGAACTGATCGCCCCTCTCCAGCAGATTAATCTGGGTGCCAACGGGTACGCCTCTCTGGTAGATGAGAATGGAGTACAACTTTCCGGACCTGCCGGCGGGGATCACATACCAGAAGAGAGACATTCGTTTCTCGATCTGTTCCAGTCTCATAACATTGTCAGCAGCGACTTTTCCAATGCGGCATTCAGCGTACATATGGCCATCAAGTTTGGCGCATTCGAGAAAATCATGGTCGCTCAGCTGCTCATTATGCTGCTTTTTCTGATCGTGACCTCCACGTTAAGCGCAATCATCATGTTTTTCAGAAGAAATCTGCTTGTTCCCATTCAGCGATTCTCCAAAAACCTGGCGCGTATTAACGAAGGGGACGAAGCGACAGACTTCAAGAGCAGCCGGATTATGGAACTGGAGCAGGTCAATGCACAGTTTAAGGAACTGGTGGGCCAGATTAAACGGTTCAAGATCGATCGCTACGAGCAGGAATTGGAGAAACAAAAAATACGGTTGGATTATATGAAATTACAGATTAAGCCCCACTTTTTCCTGAATTGTCTGACGAGCATGTACAGTATGGCACAGATGCAGATGTACGAAGAAATTGAGAGCATGGCCATGGCTACGTCCCGATATTTCCGATATATCTTTCAGAGTGGAGAGAATTTCGTTCTTCTGGAGAATGAAATTGAACATGTGAGAACGTTCCTGGACATCCAGAAGTCGCGTTACCGCGACGCTTTTTCCTATCGAATCGAACAGCCTGAGGTCATCACGGGCATCGCCGTGCCCCCACTTGTCATTCAGACATTCATCGAAAATGCAGTCAAATATGGGGTCTCTCGGGACCGGGAACTATGTATTACTTTGTCCGTGACGGAACAACGACAGGAAAATGGCGATCATGTACTCATCCAGATTTCGGATACAGGACCAGGCTTCAGCCCGGATGTGCTTGACGCTCTGATGCGTGGAGAAGCGCTGGAACAAACTGGCGGTAACCGGATCGGCATTATGAATACCATCCAACGTTTGGAGTTGTTATATCGAGATGAAGCAAATATTACGTTTGCAAACGACGAAAGTGGCGCTCGGATCACGCTTTCCTTGCCTAAAATGATACTAAATTCAGATACTCCGGGAGAGGTGACAAACCATGAATGCATTGCTGGTTGA
- a CDS encoding ABC transporter permease, translated as MRTNPLYIGRTLERIRRNWGLYVLLFPAVLLTLLFAYKPMYGVLIAFKDYSPALGIGDSPWAGFKYFEKFFKSYQFTNTIRNTLVISLYSLATFPIPIMLALLVNQMRAGRFKRFFQTVSYMPHFISTVVMVGLMLILFSPSTGLVGNMYQLFGAQAPDLMGSSALFSSVYVWSDVWQHVGWDSIIYIAALSAVDPSLYEAAKVDGASRWHKVRYIDIPMLLPTAITLLILRVGGLLGVGFEKVYLMQNDLNILSSEILSTYVYKIGLLSSQYSFSSAINLFNTVINFILLILVNQLSKKYSENSLW; from the coding sequence ATGAGGACCAATCCACTTTATATTGGAAGAACGCTGGAGAGAATCAGGCGAAACTGGGGCCTTTACGTTTTGCTTTTTCCAGCGGTTCTGTTGACACTTTTATTTGCCTACAAGCCGATGTACGGCGTATTAATCGCCTTTAAGGACTATAGTCCGGCGCTTGGGATCGGAGACAGCCCTTGGGCTGGATTCAAATACTTTGAGAAATTCTTCAAATCCTATCAATTCACCAACACGATACGTAACACACTTGTGATCAGTCTGTACAGCTTGGCTACTTTTCCGATCCCAATTATGCTTGCATTACTGGTAAACCAGATGAGAGCAGGAAGGTTCAAGAGGTTTTTTCAGACAGTCTCCTATATGCCTCACTTTATCTCAACGGTAGTTATGGTCGGGTTGATGCTGATCCTGTTCTCGCCAAGTACAGGACTTGTTGGTAATATGTATCAGCTGTTTGGAGCACAAGCACCGGACTTAATGGGTTCATCAGCTCTGTTCAGCAGTGTGTATGTATGGTCTGACGTGTGGCAGCATGTCGGTTGGGACAGCATTATCTACATTGCCGCACTGTCTGCCGTAGACCCAAGCCTCTATGAAGCGGCCAAAGTTGATGGGGCAAGTCGATGGCACAAGGTTCGTTATATCGATATACCGATGCTGCTGCCGACTGCTATTACGCTGCTTATTCTGCGGGTAGGCGGATTACTCGGAGTAGGATTTGAGAAGGTTTATCTGATGCAAAACGACTTGAACATTCTCTCAAGTGAAATTCTGTCCACTTATGTATACAAAATCGGGTTACTGAGCAGCCAATACAGCTTCTCCTCAGCGATAAACCTGTTTAATACCGTCATTAATTTCATTTTGCTTATTCTGGTCAATCAGTTGTCCAAGAAATACAGTGAAAACAGTCTATGGTAG
- a CDS encoding response regulator transcription factor — protein MQRMLIVDDEPVILDGLYAFFQKADFHDMEIIKAYSAFEAIEWLNSVKIDIVLSDICMPGMDGMELIEKIMDRWPRCKVLLLTGHNEFDYAHQAIRNPCVVDYLLKTEGMSHIRAAVERALTQISEENDFRYQHAWFRSKLPRALPQLQRQLLLDLLKRTERHDIASLQEELDAVQLPFMSNESVIPIIIRVEEWNNYQSHSDRSLIRYAVANVAEELLQDKAKVKAIDLDYQVIACFVQPKAQPSSFHTGQQEKWEQTLRFVYGTLESVQQSCADCLNLSVSIMVSEQAVEWMELSQAIAQLRLSIHEGPGLGMEKLLRVKVQHDSPYIPNILNQQSVASLHLDQIRQRVTSGDREWMESFHKWTEASKEGLQDPFFRMRIYSGAGNGLMELLHELGLYESAMEEIALSRMLHFNIHTPWSDLVVFYQSAYEWIISKRSVTRIHDQSQILVTIHHYIKHHLEDDLSLTRIAQEVSLNPSYLSRWYKRITGKGISDYIHERRIERSKELLLGSTCKMHEISAKVGFSDQHYFYRFFKKATGCTPQEYRDQKS, from the coding sequence ATGCAGCGGATGTTAATTGTAGATGATGAACCGGTTATTTTGGATGGTCTTTATGCTTTTTTTCAAAAAGCGGATTTTCACGATATGGAGATCATTAAGGCATATTCTGCCTTTGAAGCAATCGAGTGGTTGAATTCCGTTAAAATCGATATCGTACTCAGCGACATCTGCATGCCTGGCATGGATGGCATGGAGCTGATCGAGAAGATTATGGATCGTTGGCCACGATGTAAAGTTCTGTTGCTGACAGGTCATAACGAATTTGATTATGCACATCAAGCGATACGCAACCCTTGTGTTGTGGATTACCTGTTAAAGACAGAAGGCATGAGTCATATTCGTGCAGCGGTAGAGCGGGCTTTAACACAAATATCGGAGGAAAATGATTTCCGTTACCAACATGCCTGGTTTCGCAGCAAGCTGCCCAGAGCGCTGCCGCAGCTGCAAAGACAGCTGCTGCTGGATCTCCTAAAACGAACGGAAAGACATGATATCGCCTCGCTTCAGGAAGAATTGGATGCAGTCCAGTTACCTTTCATGTCGAATGAGTCGGTAATCCCGATCATCATACGGGTTGAGGAGTGGAACAACTATCAATCCCATTCGGACCGGAGTTTAATTCGCTATGCGGTTGCCAACGTTGCAGAGGAACTGCTTCAGGATAAGGCCAAGGTCAAAGCTATTGATCTGGATTATCAGGTGATTGCCTGCTTTGTTCAGCCCAAGGCTCAGCCATCGAGCTTCCATACAGGACAGCAGGAGAAGTGGGAACAGACACTGCGTTTTGTCTATGGAACGCTGGAGTCTGTGCAGCAATCCTGTGCGGATTGTCTGAATCTGTCCGTCTCCATTATGGTGAGCGAACAGGCGGTGGAGTGGATGGAGTTAAGTCAGGCCATTGCACAGCTGCGCCTGTCGATCCATGAGGGCCCTGGACTTGGGATGGAGAAGCTTCTTCGGGTCAAAGTACAGCATGATTCGCCTTACATCCCCAATATTTTGAATCAGCAGAGTGTTGCCAGTCTTCATCTGGATCAGATCAGGCAGCGCGTTACATCAGGGGATCGGGAGTGGATGGAGTCATTTCACAAGTGGACAGAGGCTTCAAAAGAAGGACTTCAAGATCCATTCTTTCGAATGAGAATCTATTCAGGTGCAGGTAATGGACTGATGGAGCTTCTTCATGAACTGGGCTTGTATGAATCAGCAATGGAGGAAATTGCGTTATCTCGAATGCTTCATTTTAATATCCATACGCCTTGGTCTGATCTGGTCGTTTTCTATCAATCGGCTTATGAATGGATCATCTCCAAAAGAAGTGTTACTCGCATCCATGATCAGTCGCAGATTCTCGTCACTATTCATCATTATATCAAGCATCATCTGGAGGATGACCTTTCACTAACCCGAATTGCACAGGAGGTTTCCCTCAATCCGTCATATCTATCCCGTTGGTACAAACGTATTACTGGCAAAGGCATATCCGACTATATTCATGAACGGCGCATCGAGCGCAGCAAGGAATTACTTCTCGGCTCTACCTGCAAAATGCATGAAATATCCGCCAAGGTTGGATTTAGTGATCAGCACTATTTTTATCGTTTCTTCAAAAAGGCCACCGGCTGCACACCACAGGAATATCGGGATCAAAAAAGTTAG
- a CDS encoding sensor histidine kinase translates to MRFTWGRWKNASIVVKLMIAFVLVILPLYGISIMITHTSSKQMQTEVEKAHESKLYFYHNHLQFELERMSGLVTEFSFDETMSTLSTRAAIMGRYEVTSSLNNIHNKLGQIMVTSPYISDVVYYVPALHKRVSAVDGIRNVEDTEWKDLLATMGNLNGELSYSDNNLYFLKSNPYNMNHEEPPNFILGIRLSAEELKHRLQQLAETGGSDITLSFGEQHNVVISSSDKPVSAAQLQQVSPESPESMQVTRFQSDPYLYYSLYDPDHSFTLTASIPNDVLQAPLEQYNLWLWTLTLISIIIIMIFSFSIYRSIHKPLSVLIRGFRMAEQGQTTIHIPQSRRDEFGYLYSRFNHMIERLHILIDENYVARIRTSEAELKHLQSQIQPHFLYNSLFSIKQMAEVENVELIQEFTDYLGQYFRYMSRDSHSEVSLGEEVEHALVYASIQKIRFGSRVQLQLEELSREYRDIAIPRVIIQPIVENVFEHALAKRSQGGILKLSYQVDHQQLSIRIEDDGDHLTEEILSSLQVSFQESANQRHGNEEITGLMNVNQRLRIKFGTGYGLCAQRSELGGLCMILNIPWRQE, encoded by the coding sequence ATGAGATTCACATGGGGGAGATGGAAAAATGCATCCATCGTCGTCAAACTGATGATTGCCTTTGTGCTCGTCATTCTGCCCTTATATGGGATCAGTATTATGATCACGCATACCAGCTCCAAGCAAATGCAGACGGAAGTGGAGAAGGCGCATGAATCAAAGCTTTATTTTTACCACAATCATCTGCAATTTGAATTGGAGCGAATGAGTGGACTTGTTACCGAATTTTCATTCGATGAAACGATGTCCACCCTAAGTACACGAGCTGCAATTATGGGCAGATATGAGGTGACTTCCAGTCTCAATAATATACATAACAAGCTGGGGCAGATCATGGTGACGAGTCCCTATATCAGCGATGTTGTGTATTATGTTCCGGCTCTGCATAAACGGGTCAGCGCGGTGGACGGAATTCGCAATGTGGAGGATACAGAATGGAAGGATCTGCTGGCGACCATGGGCAATCTGAATGGTGAGTTGTCTTATTCGGATAACAATCTTTATTTTCTCAAAAGCAATCCGTATAACATGAATCATGAGGAACCGCCCAATTTTATATTAGGCATACGTTTGTCTGCGGAAGAACTGAAGCACAGATTGCAGCAGCTCGCGGAAACGGGAGGCAGTGATATTACACTGAGCTTCGGTGAGCAGCACAATGTGGTCATTTCTTCTTCTGATAAACCTGTATCGGCAGCACAATTGCAGCAGGTATCACCGGAATCACCAGAATCCATGCAAGTGACGAGATTTCAGTCCGATCCATATCTGTATTATTCGCTTTATGATCCTGATCACTCGTTCACGCTGACAGCCAGCATCCCTAATGATGTGCTCCAAGCTCCCCTGGAACAATATAACCTGTGGCTGTGGACATTGACGCTTATCTCAATCATTATCATTATGATCTTCTCCTTTTCAATCTACAGGTCAATTCACAAGCCGTTATCTGTGCTCATTCGCGGGTTCAGAATGGCGGAGCAAGGTCAGACAACTATTCATATTCCGCAATCCAGACGAGATGAATTTGGTTATTTATACTCTCGCTTCAACCACATGATAGAACGCTTACATATTTTGATTGATGAAAATTATGTTGCCCGGATTCGAACAAGCGAGGCAGAACTCAAACATTTGCAGTCCCAGATTCAGCCTCACTTTCTATATAACAGTCTGTTCAGCATCAAACAAATGGCCGAGGTCGAGAATGTTGAATTGATTCAGGAATTTACCGACTATTTGGGTCAATATTTCAGGTATATGTCCAGGGATTCTCATTCTGAGGTTTCGCTCGGTGAAGAGGTGGAACACGCCTTAGTCTATGCTTCTATTCAGAAAATCCGATTTGGCTCAAGAGTCCAACTGCAATTGGAGGAACTGAGTAGGGAGTACCGAGACATCGCCATTCCCCGAGTCATTATTCAGCCGATTGTGGAGAATGTCTTTGAACATGCCCTTGCCAAGCGCAGTCAGGGAGGGATTCTGAAATTATCCTATCAAGTGGACCACCAACAGTTGTCCATTCGGATAGAGGATGATGGCGATCATTTAACGGAGGAAATTCTGAGTAGCCTGCAAGTATCCTTTCAGGAATCTGCGAACCAGAGGCATGGGAATGAAGAGATTACAGGACTGATGAATGTGAATCAACGTTTAAGGATCAAGTTTGGGACAGGCTATGGCCTTTGTGCGCAGCGCAGTGAGTTGGGCGGTTTATGCATGATATTAAATATTCCATGGAGACAGGAGTAG
- a CDS encoding extracellular solute-binding protein, whose translation MNTSLKKFSLLTLTMVLATTLAACSSGTGSAENEAQPNTQQDAGGPLTKYDPPIKLTSTMNETGKESLAEGDTHANNIWTRGYKDELGIDVTYDWIVPDANYNDKMNVTLASGDLPDVLKVSAVQFEQLHEAGMLEDLTEVYDKYASDLVKEFMSAEDGAGLKPVTKEGKIYAMVSFPGSLDSSDMIWIRQDWLKKVGLEAPKSMQDVIKIAEAFTFEDPDGNGKDDTYGIALNKDLPINAFLLGYHGYLETWIKDASGQVVNGTIQPEVKQGLHELQNLYSKGVLDPEFGVKDFTKMMEDVNAGKSGMFFLPQWAPFQVSSMIKKDKNVDWLPYPVQSIDDQPAKTQNHLSLGGIFAVRKGYEHPEALIKLLNFQAEKMFGESAKEERAAYLNGLTGLGFHNATVSNLPANKNVKAQDEVEQALKTGDTSGLELEAKLFYDDIMDYRNGNLDKWHMERIFGPESSQGVIKYYRDNDLIVMNEFIYAPTRTMNTKQATLDKLRAETFLKIIYGNLSIDEFDNFVANWKKLGGDQITQEVNEVINTNK comes from the coding sequence ATGAACACGTCATTAAAGAAATTCTCATTGTTAACGTTAACCATGGTTCTGGCAACCACGCTTGCAGCCTGTTCATCGGGTACGGGAAGTGCTGAGAATGAAGCCCAACCGAACACACAGCAGGATGCCGGAGGTCCGCTTACGAAGTATGATCCACCCATCAAATTAACATCAACCATGAATGAAACCGGGAAAGAGTCGCTTGCTGAGGGAGATACACACGCCAATAACATTTGGACCAGAGGATACAAGGACGAGCTGGGGATCGATGTCACCTATGACTGGATTGTCCCGGATGCCAATTATAACGATAAAATGAACGTCACCCTGGCTAGTGGCGATTTGCCTGATGTTCTGAAAGTAAGTGCTGTGCAGTTTGAACAGCTGCATGAAGCGGGGATGCTGGAAGATTTGACCGAAGTCTATGATAAGTACGCATCCGATCTGGTCAAGGAATTTATGTCTGCTGAGGATGGAGCAGGTTTGAAGCCAGTGACCAAGGAAGGCAAGATATACGCAATGGTCAGTTTCCCAGGCTCGCTGGATTCCTCAGATATGATCTGGATTCGTCAGGATTGGTTGAAGAAGGTCGGACTTGAAGCACCAAAATCGATGCAGGACGTTATCAAAATTGCCGAAGCCTTCACCTTTGAAGATCCGGACGGAAATGGCAAAGATGATACGTATGGAATTGCGCTCAACAAGGATTTACCAATTAATGCGTTCCTGCTTGGTTATCATGGTTATCTCGAAACCTGGATCAAGGATGCTTCAGGTCAGGTTGTGAATGGAACCATTCAGCCTGAGGTGAAGCAAGGATTACACGAACTGCAAAATCTGTATTCAAAGGGTGTTCTCGACCCTGAGTTTGGTGTTAAGGATTTTACGAAGATGATGGAAGATGTGAATGCAGGCAAATCAGGCATGTTCTTTCTACCACAATGGGCACCATTTCAGGTTAGCAGCATGATCAAGAAGGATAAGAATGTGGACTGGCTTCCTTACCCGGTTCAATCGATCGACGATCAACCTGCCAAAACGCAGAATCACTTAAGCTTGGGCGGCATATTTGCCGTACGTAAAGGCTACGAGCACCCGGAAGCATTGATCAAGCTGCTGAATTTTCAGGCAGAGAAAATGTTCGGTGAGTCGGCCAAGGAAGAGCGTGCTGCGTATTTGAACGGCTTGACCGGACTTGGTTTTCATAATGCGACTGTATCCAATCTGCCTGCCAACAAAAACGTGAAGGCACAGGATGAGGTCGAGCAGGCGCTCAAAACGGGAGATACATCCGGATTAGAGCTTGAAGCGAAGCTGTTCTACGATGATATTATGGATTACCGCAATGGAAATCTGGATAAGTGGCATATGGAACGTATTTTTGGACCGGAAAGCTCGCAAGGCGTCATTAAATATTATCGGGATAACGATCTCATTGTCATGAATGAATTTATCTACGCCCCAACGAGAACCATGAACACGAAACAGGCAACCCTGGATAAACTGCGCGCTGAGACGTTTCTGAAAATCATCTACGGCAACCTGTCTATTGACGAGTTCGACAATTTTGTTGCAAATTGGAAAAAGCTTGGTGGTGACCAGATCACTCAGGAAGTGAATGAAGTCATTAATACGAATAAGTAA
- a CDS encoding carbohydrate ABC transporter permease, whose protein sequence is MTRTPRTKRRSRVTVAEVVLYAFAVLFLIAIIYPIYFIVIASFSDPSSVANGQVWVFPKGFTLEGYRELLRHENIWIGYRNTILYTVVGTLFGLVVNISAAYALSRKDLVGRKFFSLFFIFTMFFSGGLIPTFLTIRDFHLYNTFLVMVLPFSVVVFDMIVARTFFQTSIPGDLWEAAQIDGCGNLRYFVLIVLPLSKAIIAVLGLWIAVGYWNSYFNALIYLKDPNLYPLQLILRNILITNQMQSGMGTGEAAQVALRLANLMRYSVIIIATIPIMCVYPFIQKYFNQGVMIGAVKE, encoded by the coding sequence ATGACCAGAACTCCCCGTACAAAACGTCGATCACGTGTTACGGTTGCAGAAGTTGTGCTGTATGCCTTTGCTGTTCTTTTTCTAATTGCTATCATTTATCCGATCTATTTTATTGTCATCGCCTCGTTCAGTGATCCTTCATCTGTGGCTAACGGACAGGTGTGGGTTTTCCCTAAAGGTTTTACGCTGGAAGGGTATAGGGAACTGCTGCGACACGAGAACATCTGGATTGGATATCGAAATACCATTCTATACACGGTGGTAGGAACGCTCTTCGGGCTTGTTGTTAATATTTCGGCGGCCTATGCCTTATCGAGAAAAGATCTGGTCGGACGCAAATTTTTCTCGCTGTTCTTTATATTCACGATGTTCTTCAGCGGGGGATTGATCCCAACTTTTCTGACGATTCGCGACTTCCATCTGTACAACACGTTCCTCGTAATGGTGCTCCCGTTCTCCGTGGTCGTGTTCGACATGATCGTTGCCCGGACATTTTTCCAGACCAGCATTCCGGGAGACTTATGGGAAGCGGCCCAGATCGATGGCTGTGGTAACTTGCGGTATTTCGTACTGATCGTATTACCGTTGTCCAAAGCAATCATCGCAGTCCTCGGACTATGGATTGCAGTAGGGTATTGGAACTCCTATTTTAACGCCCTGATTTATCTGAAAGACCCGAATCTGTATCCGCTGCAATTGATTCTGCGCAATATACTCATCACAAATCAGATGCAGTCCGGCATGGGCACAGGCGAAGCAGCACAAGTAGCCCTGCGTCTTGCCAATTTGATGAGATATTCCGTTATTATTATCGCTACAATTCCAATCATGTGTGTGTATCCGTTCATCCAAAAGTATTTCAATCAGGGGGTGATGATCGGCGCAGTGAAGGAGTAA
- a CDS encoding response regulator, translating to MNALLVDDDYFVVMALEKKIDWKALGIHRIFTAYNIAQAKEVLQNHPVQILICDIEMPQGSGLELLAWVREESHNVQTIFLTNYADFNYAQKAIELQSFDYFLKPIEFDKLTLIIQKAVAKARDQQFIEKAIHEGELWQKNRSKLIEDSWRRLISGKAFPSGPTNVSAFLTEQNLPYEITDLFLPILVNLFPYDHTLGKTDKNLFDYACLNVMVERFQNTLFSIEAIIEIKDHNWMIILKWNGAPDAQLIESMCGLFIPEVNNYLKSDVCCSIGFSLPLGQIRHTINELLLMNEERIKHRNQTFLLENYNRPELNYTPPDLGLLEKLLNENRFQAFLDETGRYMHQLVREGVVGTAVLSLLRLDLVQLVYAQLKSKEIEVHKLYMGKTNDQLFMQSLHSIEDMQSYIAYLVNTAAEYLNVAEQPKSVVHEITHYIRTHYGEDLTRNNLGEMVYLNPDYLARLFKKEMGISLGHYVIHTRLVAARHLLETTAQSVHTIAGNVGYTNYSHFTKLFKQEMGCSPNEYRKKQKEGSHETG from the coding sequence ATGAATGCATTGCTGGTTGATGATGATTACTTTGTTGTCATGGCTTTGGAAAAGAAAATTGATTGGAAGGCATTGGGGATCCATAGAATATTCACCGCCTACAATATTGCGCAGGCCAAGGAAGTTTTGCAAAATCATCCCGTACAGATTCTCATATGTGATATTGAGATGCCCCAGGGCAGCGGGCTGGAATTACTCGCATGGGTCCGGGAGGAATCGCATAATGTACAGACGATATTTCTGACCAACTATGCCGATTTCAACTATGCCCAGAAAGCAATTGAGCTGCAAAGCTTTGATTATTTTCTGAAGCCTATTGAATTTGACAAGTTAACTCTTATTATTCAAAAGGCGGTTGCCAAAGCCCGCGACCAGCAATTCATTGAGAAAGCCATTCATGAGGGTGAGCTCTGGCAGAAAAACCGAAGCAAACTGATTGAGGACAGCTGGCGCAGGCTAATCTCCGGTAAAGCTTTTCCTTCCGGCCCGACCAACGTCTCTGCCTTTTTGACAGAACAAAATCTGCCTTATGAAATAACCGATCTGTTTCTTCCTATTCTGGTTAACCTTTTTCCGTACGATCATACGCTGGGCAAGACGGACAAGAATCTGTTCGATTACGCGTGTTTGAATGTAATGGTTGAGCGGTTCCAGAACACGTTGTTCTCCATTGAAGCCATTATCGAGATCAAGGATCATAACTGGATGATTATTCTAAAATGGAACGGAGCGCCGGATGCACAGCTGATCGAATCCATGTGTGGTTTGTTCATCCCCGAGGTTAATAATTACCTAAAGTCCGATGTTTGCTGTAGTATCGGATTCTCTCTACCACTGGGTCAGATTCGTCATACCATCAACGAGTTGTTGCTTATGAATGAAGAACGAATTAAACATCGTAACCAAACCTTTTTACTTGAAAACTATAATAGACCCGAGTTGAATTACACACCGCCTGATCTGGGATTGCTGGAGAAATTGTTAAATGAAAATCGATTTCAGGCGTTTCTGGATGAAACGGGTCGTTATATGCATCAACTGGTGCGTGAAGGTGTGGTGGGTACCGCCGTTCTAAGTCTGCTACGTCTTGATCTGGTACAACTTGTGTATGCCCAGTTGAAAAGTAAGGAGATCGAAGTGCACAAGCTGTATATGGGCAAAACAAACGATCAATTATTCATGCAATCTCTGCATTCAATTGAAGACATGCAATCCTACATTGCCTACCTGGTTAATACGGCTGCGGAATATCTGAATGTTGCCGAGCAGCCGAAGTCAGTTGTACATGAGATTACCCATTATATACGCACGCACTACGGAGAAGATTTAACGAGGAATAACCTGGGAGAGATGGTCTATCTGAATCCGGATTATCTGGCAAGGTTGTTTAAGAAAGAGATGGGCATTTCACTGGGCCATTATGTCATCCATACCCGTCTTGTGGCGGCCCGACATTTGCTGGAGACCACCGCACAATCGGTGCATACCATTGCTGGAAATGTTGGCTATACCAATTACTCTCACTTCACCAAACTGTTTAAGCAAGAGATGGGCTGCAGCCCCAATGAATATCGCAAGAAGCAGAAAGAAGGCTCACATGAGACCGGATGA